Part of the Thermococcus barossii genome is shown below.
TCTGCGGCCTTCCGTGCAGTCCCGGCCACTCCGGGTCGCGGGTGACGCTCTGGATTATCTTGACGTTCTCGGCCTCGGCGAGGTCCTTCATGGCCTCAAGCTCCTTGTAGAACAGGAGGTCCTTTCCATAGCGGGCCGTGTTGATGAATGTTATGTTGCCGTACTTCCAGCGGTTGTCCATGGCGTAGAGGAAGACGCTCCTGAGCGGGGCGGTGCCAAGGCCGGCCGCTATGAGCAGTAAATCCATCCCCTCCCAGTCGTCAACAGGAAAGCCGTTTCCATAGGGGCCGCGAACGAGGACGGTGTCTCCGGGCTGGAGCCTGTGGATAACCGTGGTGACCCTTCCGGCTTTCCTGATGCACAGCTCAAAGAACCCTTTCCTCATGGCGGAGGAGCATATGCTTATAGGAACCTCTCCGACACCGGGTATGGTGAGCTGGACGAACTGACCGGGCCGGAAGGTCCATTTCTCCGCCAGTTCTGGGTCTTCGAACCTGAAGAGGAACAGTTTCTCCTTCTCGGTCAGCTGGTAAACCTTGAGCACCTTGGCCTTGTGGAGCGCGTAAGGGTTCTCATCCGGCATCATAATCTCTCTGGGAACTACCTCGCTCATATGTCCTCACCCCTTATCTCCGAGGCGTAGGCGAATCCCCTCTTCGGAATCTCCTCGCTTATTTCGGACGGACAGGTCTTTTCACCCTCGAGACCCATGATCGTGCGCAGGTTCTTCACGAAGCTTATTCCCGCCGGGCAGAAGTAGGTGCACCTTCCACAGCCGACGCAGTAACTTATGCCGAGCTTCTCGTTGTAGGAGTTCTTACAGAGGTACCTGTTGCGGAAGCGGTCCTTCTTGGTCGGTCTGAAGTTGTGCCCCCCTGCAACCAGACCGTGGCTCCTGAGCTGGCAGGAGTCCCAGCGCCTCTCGCGGTAACCGGTGTTCCCGTCGAGGTTGACTATGTCCTGCACCTCGTAGCAGCGACAGGTCGGGCAGGTGGTGTTGCAGTTGCCGCAGGCGAGACAAATTTCCGCCTGCTCGTCCCACATCGGATGCTCCATTTCCAGCTCGAGCAGGTAGCGCAGGTTGCTCCAGTCCTCGTGGTATCTAAACGACCTGGAGCGCCTGTTCTCAAACTCCCTGAAGTTGCAGATGTCCTCGGTGGTGACCTCCTCGAAGAGCTTGATGTTCTTGTCTACTATGCGGTGCCCGGTTGGGGTTCCAACGCGGACGAGCCAGCCGTCGGGGAGCTCGTGCAGGAACAGGTCAAAGCCGTCGTCTGCAAAATCGGTCTCGCGGAGGTTGCAGAAGCAGTACTCGTCGGGCATACAGCTGATGCCTATGATGATGCCTTTCTCACGCCTTACCCTGTAGTACTTGTCCGGGAGTTCGTCGAGGTAAACCGTGTCGAGCACCTTGAGGCCAAAGATGTCGCAGGCGTGGAGACCGAAGAGTATGAACGGTTCGACATCCTCTATGACCTCCCTGTACTCCGCTTTTGCAAGGTTGAACTCGAAGAGCTTCTCCCTCGGCAGGAAGAAGAACTTCTTCGGCGGCATTATGGTCCTGTTGTAGTGGAACTCGACCTTCCTGACGTCGTCTATTTCCCTGAAGTCGTAGAACTTCTCGGATATCTTAACCGGGGCGTAGAGCTTGCCCCATTCCTTCAGCCTTTCAAGGAACGCATACGTGTTCTCCTTCGGGAGCTTAACGTATCTCAACCCAACCACCTCCAATGAACATAAACATGCATGTGCTCATCTTTGTCCCCTCAATTGAGGCTTCTCCGGAGGTTAAAAAAGCGTTTTTAAACCCGAAAATTCTAAACCAAAGGTTGAGAAGAGTTCGTTGAGCCTAACACGCGGTTCTTTGGATTACATCTTCACCTCGGAGGGACTTTTTCCTAAAGTTCTCCCCACCGTTAGAGCGATGAACCACTAACGATTTAAAACCCAAGGGCGACCCCCAAGGGGTGGAAAAATGAGGTGGCCGTTACCCTTCATCCTGATTCTCCTCACGTTGACCCTCGTAAGTGCCCAGCCCAACTGGGAGTGGACGTACCACGACGAGTGCATAGTGTTCTCCATGGCCTTTAACGATAGGGGAGACCTGGCCCTTGGTTTCGGCTACGATGCCATACTCCTCAACCCCAACGGGAGCAGGGAGTTCAAGGCCCCTGTGAGGGGCTTTGCGTATTCGATTGCCATTAGCGAGAACGGAACCGTCATCGTTGGAACCGACGGCAACTGGGTTCAGTTTTTTGACTCTGGTGGAAGGCTTTTGAGGGAATACAAGACCGAAAACGTCGTTTACAGTGTGGACATTTCGCGGGATGGAAGGAAGGCTGTGGCTGGAAACGTTGATGGTTTCGTGTACTTCTTCAAAGACATAAAACCCGTGTGGAAGAGGAGCATAGGCTCTTACCTCTGGAGTGTAGCCCTTGTTGGTGACAGAATACTGGTTGGCGGTGATGAGGGTAGATTCGTTGCCTTTGGGGACGATGGAAACCCCATTTTCAACCTTACCCTTCCCGGGGAAGTGAAAAAAGTTGCAGGGGACGGGGAAATGGCCGTTGCCCTGGTGGTTTCTCCGGATGAGACATGGAGTTCCGTCTACGCCTTCGACTGGAACGGGAAAGAGCTCTGGGAGAAGACTTTCGATGGCCTCATCCGGGATATGGAGTTCGATGGGAAGGGAATAGCGCTGGGGGGCAGCCTCAATGAGGTCATTCTCCTCGACAGAGAAGGGAACGTGGTGTATTCCGTACCCTTCTACCTTCTCGTCACCGACGTGGCGACCGCTGAAGGTTACACCCTGGCTACCGGTGGCGACGAGGCGGTTCTCGTTGCTCCAAACGGGACGGTCCTCTGGGATTACTCCCCCAACGAGACCGTTGAGAAGGTAGCGATATCTCCTGGGGCGAGGTACTTGGCCCTTTCACGCAGGTTCCACGGCAAGGACATCTGTGAGGCAAACGTTGACTTTATGAGTCTTGGGGAGCATGAATCCAGTACTGCCCCTGAGGTGCCGCCCAGAAGGGAGCTCGGAAGTCCCTTGGTGGCGGCTGGACTGGGTGCATTCATACTGCTGGTGCTCGCACTCCTGTGGAGGGAGATGAGAGAGTGAGGCGGGTTATAGAGGCAAAGGGACTTACAAAGAGGTACGGTGACTTCACTGCCGTCGATGGGATAAGCTTTGAGGTCAAGAAGGGGGAGATATTTGGTTTCTTGGGCCCCAACGGTGCGGGGAAAACAACCACCGTAAGGATGCTCTCAACGCTGACCCCGATAACGGCGGGCGAAGCCTATGTAAACGGATATGACGTTAAGACCCAGCGGCTGTACGTTAAGCGCAGCATAGGAGTTGTCCCCGACGTCTCAAACCTGTACGATGAGCTGACGGTTGAGGAGAACCTCCGCTTCCTTGCGAGGCTCTACGATGCCCCGATGGAAAACGTCTCCCGCCTGATAAGGGACTTCAACCTTCCTTCGAAGAAAAAGTTTGGAAAGCTCAGCTCGGGCTACAGGAGAAGGGCAACCATCGCGGCGGCACTCATCCACGAACCTCCAGTGCTCTTTATGGATGAACCCACCGTGGCCCTGGATGTTCAATCCGCCAAGCTCGTCAGGGAGATGATACTGGCACTCAACAAAATGGGAAAGACGATTTTCCTGACGACCCACAACATGGCCGAGGCAGAGAGACTGCCCCACAGGATAGCAATAATCAACCGGGGAAAAATCGTCACCATTGGAAAGAGAAGTGAACTGAGAAGGCTCGTGGGGGCTGGGGTTAGGATTCGGCTCAAGGTGGAGCCCATCAGCAACAGACTTTTGAAGTTCCTGGAGCCTTACAATCCTGTATTTGACGAGGATTCTATAGTGGTGACCGTTGATGACCCCGACGGGTTTCTGGAGGACTTCTTGAGGATCAAGGAAGAGGTTGGATTCGCTGTGAGGCATCTCTCCACGGAGCTCCCGAGCATAGAGGAGGTCTTTCTTGAGCTTACGGATGACAACGAGGAGAGAGTCTGTCCGGCGACCTGCGGAGGGTGTCCGATATGAAAAAGGTTCTCGTCATAGTTAACAAGGAGCTCAGGGAATACCTCCTGAAGCCGGGCTCAATCAGCTGGGGACTTATATTTCCCCTGGTATTCACCTTGGCTTTCATCGTCCGCTTCGGAGACGTTGACCACCTTGCCCCTGGCCTGGTCAGCATCTCGTCCCTCTTCGCCACGACCTCATTCGTCTCTTCGTCTCTGATTTTTGAAAGGCGGCTGAAAACGTTCGAACGCCTCCTCCTTGCGCCCATAAGATACGGGGAAATAGTGGTCGCCAAGGTTCTCGTTGGCTCACTCTTTGGCCTCATGGTGAGCCTCGTAACCCTTCTCCTTGTGAGGTACTTTATGGTGTATCCCGTGTGGAACTGGCCGCTGACTGCCATCTTTCTAATCCTGGCCAACGTGGCCTTCTCTTCCTTTGGTGTCTACGTGTCCCTCACCGTTGAGAACCCGATAAACGTTATGACGTGGCTCAACCTGCTCAGACTCCCGATGATATTCACGAGCGGAGCGCTGGCATCGCTAACACTCTTTCCGAAGTGGTTCGTCGTTGTCGGTCTCTTAACGCCCATGACGTACTCGGTTGAGGGGCTCAGGTATTCGATGCTGTACTACTACGACATCGTGGCACCTCTGTACGCCTTTCTGACCCTCCTCCTGACGGCCCTGATTTTTATCACCCTTTCCGTGAGGAGGATAAAGGCCCTCTACTGACCCGAGGCCCTCCTTCCTATCCGAAGGGCCAAGAACAGGACTATCATGAAGATCGTTATGTAGTAGCTCCACTGAAAGGGTACGAGACCCATTATCCCGAGAGTGTAGATGACCGTTAGAATGATGACCACGACGAGCAGGATTCGGTAGAACGTCTTCCGCTCCATATCCCCACCAGGAAAAATTGGAAAGGGGCTTTTTAACTATTGCCCGGAAATTGAAAGGTATCAGCCTCCGGCAGAGGCCGTGGCGTTGCACGCGAGGGGCTGGGGTTGGTAGTTGAAGACGTCCGGATGCAGGTATTCGGCTATCTCCTCAAGGCCGTGGACTATCCTCGGTCCCGGTCTGACCACGAGGTTTTCATCGCTGAGGACGTACACACGCCCGTTCTTGACGGCATCGACCTCTGACAGTGGGCCTGAGCAGAGATCCTCTGGATTTACCCCTGCATTCGGGGAGATTATAATAACATCCGGGTTCCTGGCGATTATCTGTTCCTCGCTTGCCGCTCCCCATCCGCTTACATCGCCGAATACGTTCTCACCGCCCGCGAGCTTTATGAGGTCGTCCACAAAGGTGCCCGCACCGGCCGTCCAGTAGCCGTTGTAGTAGCTGAGGATGAAGAACGTCCTGACCTTTGGCTGCCCGGCGACCATGGAGGAAACGTAGCTCACCTTGGCCTTCATCTCGGCTACTACGGACTTGGCCCCCTCCTCACGGTTCGTCACCCTGCCCAGCAGTTCGATGGCACTGTAGATATCTGTGATGTTCTTGGGATCCACTATGATGACGGGTGCTATCTTCTCCAGGCTGCTGAGGATGTCTTCGGAAAAGCTGTCGGCGAGTATGAGGTCTGGCTGGAGGGAAGCGATTACCTCCAGGTTTGCGTACTTTCCGTAGCCGCCAACGCTGGTTATGTTCTTCACAGCGGGCGGGAAGTCGTCGTAGTCGGTCACTCCGACGACCTTGCTTCCGGCGCCTATGTAGAACAGGCTCTCCGTTATGCTGGGCGCGAGTGAGACTATCCTCCGGGGCTCGCTTTGAATGGTGACCTCCCTCCCGGCAAAGTCGGTGACGGTGATGGGATAACTCACCCCGAATGCATCGGGGTGGAGGAGCTTTGCCACAGTCTCAAGCCCTTTAACAACGCGGGGACTTGGGTGTATCAGGTCGTTCTCGTTCTCAATCATATAAACCCTGCCATCCCTGGCGGCCTTTGTATTCGCCAAGGGACCGTTGTAAACGTCCTGAACGCTCATACCGCAGTGGGGGGTGAGCAGTATCACATCCGGATCGCGTTCCAGCACCTGCTCAGGGCTCACCGCCGGCCATCCTTTGGTGTCATTGAAGATGTTTTTACCACCTGCCAGTTCAATGACGTCGCTGATGAAGGTTCCGCCTCCGGCCGTCATGAGCGGATTGTTCCAGACCACGTAAAAAACACCAACCCTGGGCTCTCCAGACACCATCGAGCTTACTGCTTTTATCCTCTCCTGAAACTCAGCCGTGGCCTTTTTGGCCTCTCCCTCGGTGTTGAAAACCTCTCCCAGGAGCTCAAGGGCCCTGGGAATGTCGCTTATGCTGTGGGGGTCAACGACTATAACTGGGGCTATCTTTTCAAGATCGCCGAGGATTGCCATTGAAAAGCTGTCAACGAGTATGAGGTCTGGCTGGAGGGAAGCGATTATCTCCAGATTCGCGTACTTTCCGTAGCCCCCAACGCGGGTAACGTTCGCAACTCCCGGCGGAAAGTCGTCGAAGTCGGTGACTCCCACTATTCTGTCAAAGAGACCGAGGTAGTAAAGGTCCTCGGTTATGCTCGGGGCGATGGTGACGACGCGTTTGGGTTCGGATTCTATCGTGACTGTTCTGTTGGCAAAGTCGGTTATGGTTACGGGGTAGTGGCTTTTCACGGAGGGCGTCGTTTCAGACTCGGGAGTGCTTGAAGTCGTGGTGGTGGACAGTGAGGTGCTCTCGCCGGAAGTTTCGCTGTTCGTGGTCGTGGTGGCATTTCCAGCGATACATCCTGCCGCGACGACCGCTCCCAGCATCAGGAGCATGAGCAGGAGGGCGGTCTTTTTCATGGACATCACCTGGATTATTTGTCCATCACTGATTTGGCTGGGGGTATATAAAGTTGTTGGATATTTTTGCCAGGTAGAAAAGAAGAGAATGCTCAGGGCCTCTTTATAAGGAGAAACACCAGGGCCGCTGTCCCTATAAGAAGGACAAAGATAACTCCCATAATCCAGAGGGGTGTCCCTGTAGAGGTTTGGGTTGTTGTTGTGAGGACCTCGCTGGTTGTGCTTTTCTGGGTAGGGGTCGTTGTGGTAGATACGGTGCTGGAGGTAGTTCTGGTTGTGGTGGTTGTCGTTGTTGTTTTTTGTGTTGTAGTTGTTGTCGTTGTCTCAACGGCAGGCCTCATTTTGGCGGCTTCCATAAGCGCCCACTGGAGCAGGTTCGTAACGAACTGCTGGCCGTCAAAGAGGTAGCTACCGTACCTGTTAATCCATATTGGAACCGGACTTCCATATGGGCTTTCGGCGCTGACTATGAGAAGGCTCTCCGCGCCGTTGGGAAGCTTTACAAACTCGGCCGCAAGGAGCGTGAACAGTCCCTGCTCCCATGCCTTGTATGCCCTTGCCTCGGGAGGGTAGTCGTCCTCTATCACTCCATTGCCGCTGGTGGTGACTATTCTGTAGACGCCCTCAGGGATCTCTCCAGCCACGAGGGGATGCCATTTGCCCCCATCGTCTATCCACGCTAGGATTCCCGGTTCATGGAACAGGACCTTGCCAATCTCACCCTGGTACCCTCTGTTGAGGACATTCGCGTTCGGGGTTTCTAGGTCAACCCTCACAAAGCCTGAAACGTAGGCACTCTTTCCCGCGTTGCTGAAGGTGTCCTTTGCAGTAGCGTAGTCAATTCTGAGCTTTGCTCCCGGTATTGCTGAGAGGAGTTCGTTGGCATTGCGCTGTACGTAGGCGCTCTCCTTTCTGTCGCAGTCGCCGGAAACCCAGAGAACCTTTCCCCCCTCTGAAAACCACTTTACGATGGCGGCAATTTCTTCCTGTGAGAGACCCTTCCATAGCTGTCCAATTATCAAGACGTCAACGTTTTCCAGAGCATCGTAAGTGACGGTGCTTCCAAGATGGGTTACCTTTGCTTTCCTCAGCTCTGGGCTGTATCCTATGTAACCCCACTCGTACCATGACAGGGTAGGTATAATGCCCTCCGCAACGATTCGACCGGTTGTTGGGTCAACTATGGGCGAGACAAGTGCGACCGTTCCCTCATCGTGTGAAACATCTACGGCTATACTTGCGGCGCTGACGTGGTGGGAGAAAAGGATAACTAAAACAATTAATGTGATTGACTCTCTCTTCATCGGCTATTCCCCCGCGTACTTCTACCCCTTAAGAATACTGTGGTGACGTACGATAAAAACGTTTCCAAAATTGGAAAATGGTGGAAAGAACATTACTCCTTTTCCCTTCCGATTCTGAATATGTCCACCCTTGTTATGATGCCCTTTACCTTTCCCTCTCTATCTTGAACGAGAACCGCCGGATGTTCCTCAAGCAGGTACTTGACAACCTCCAAGTCTTCGTCCTCGTTAACTATTGGAAACGGCTCCTCCATGACCTCCATGACCTTTCGGTCGTAGATGTCCTCGTACTCTAAGCTCTGTCTTACAAGGGTCTTCTCGGTAACCGACCCCACCACCTTGTTGCCAGCTATAACAGGAATCTGGGAGATGTTGTGCTCGTTCATTATCTTGATGACGTTTTCGACAATTTCGTAGGGTTTGACCGAAATAACAGGGGATGACATGACGTCTTTTGCCTTGAGCTGTGCCTTCTTGCATTCCAGCAGGGCCTGCAGAATCCGGTTAAAGGTTGAAAGCCTGGGGTCAACCTTCCCCGCCTCAAGTTTGGCGATGTAGGCCTGTGTCACCCCTGCCTTTTTCGCAAGTTCCTCCTGGGTTATGTCGAGTTCCTTTCGGATTCGCCTTATATCCTTGGGATCTATGGGGCGGGGAATTATCACCATACATAACCACCGGTTATTTACTTCAGTCCTGGAAGTTATAAGCCTTCCTCAGAAGGGCGTCGAAGTGTGGGCCGGGTACAGAGGCCCGCGTTCATTCGCTCGCGCGGGTGGATGCCCCCGGCCCTGTGGGCTCGGCGTGAGCACACTCCGCTCACGGAACCCGATGCCTCGCGGAGGCGGGTAAACCGAGCCCATGAGGAGACTACTGTCCCCTCACTGTCGGCGATTAAATATCCGGGTGAGAACTTAAAAACCTGAGCCTCATGCCGTCGAGATGAGTATCACCCCAAGGACCGCAAGGACGAGGCCTTTGAGTATCTTCCTGTTGGGCGGTTCCTTGAGGATTAATATCGCCAGGGCGGAGGCAATTATTGGGTTCACCGCCGATACCGGGGCGGCTATCTGGGACCCTACCTGGTTTATCGAGTAGACGAAGAGGTACTGTCCAAGGAGCAGCCCCGTGGCAGCGGCCCCTATCAGGAGGAGCGCCTCCCTTAGTGTTATCCTCCTCAGCTCGCCGGCGTACCTCGGCAGGAAAAGAGAAACCGCCAGAGCCGCGAACATCATCCTTATCCCGGCGAGTGTGAGCACGTCGACATAGCTGGTTAGCCAGTCCATGGTGAGTATCGCAAAGCTCCATGAGAGGGGGGCGAGGAGCGCGAATACAAAACCCTTGGGGTCAATTCTCTCCTCCTCCTCAGCCCGGCGGACAACGACTATCGCCGTGACGACGAGAACCGCTCCGATTATCACCTGGAGACTTATTCTTCGGCCCAGGAAAAGAAACGCCCACAGTATGGCCCAGAGTGGATACGTGGAGGTTATTGGAACCGTCCGTGAAACGCCCATAATCTTGAGGGCATTCAGGTAGAA
Proteins encoded:
- the hydG gene encoding NADPH-dependent hydrogenase/sulfhydrogenase 1 subunit gamma, whose protein sequence is MSEVVPREIMMPDENPYALHKAKVLKVYQLTEKEKLFLFRFEDPELAEKWTFRPGQFVQLTIPGVGEVPISICSSAMRKGFFELCIRKAGRVTTVIHRLQPGDTVLVRGPYGNGFPVDDWEGMDLLLIAAGLGTAPLRSVFLYAMDNRWKYGNITFINTARYGKDLLFYKELEAMKDLAEAENVKIIQSVTRDPEWPGLHGRPQNFIVEANTNPKNTAVAICGPPRMYKAVFESLINYGYRPENIFVTLERKMKCGIGKCGHCNVGTSTSWKYICKDGPVFTYFDIVSTPGLLD
- a CDS encoding ABC transporter substrate-binding protein codes for the protein MSMKKTALLLMLLMLGAVVAAGCIAGNATTTTNSETSGESTSLSTTTTSSTPESETTPSVKSHYPVTITDFANRTVTIESEPKRVVTIAPSITEDLYYLGLFDRIVGVTDFDDFPPGVANVTRVGGYGKYANLEIIASLQPDLILVDSFSMAILGDLEKIAPVIVVDPHSISDIPRALELLGEVFNTEGEAKKATAEFQERIKAVSSMVSGEPRVGVFYVVWNNPLMTAGGGTFISDVIELAGGKNIFNDTKGWPAVSPEQVLERDPDVILLTPHCGMSVQDVYNGPLANTKAARDGRVYMIENENDLIHPSPRVVKGLETVAKLLHPDAFGVSYPITVTDFAGREVTIQSEPRRIVSLAPSITESLFYIGAGSKVVGVTDYDDFPPAVKNITSVGGYGKYANLEVIASLQPDLILADSFSEDILSSLEKIAPVIIVDPKNITDIYSAIELLGRVTNREEGAKSVVAEMKAKVSYVSSMVAGQPKVRTFFILSYYNGYWTAGAGTFVDDLIKLAGGENVFGDVSGWGAASEEQIIARNPDVIIISPNAGVNPEDLCSGPLSEVDAVKNGRVYVLSDENLVVRPGPRIVHGLEEIAEYLHPDVFNYQPQPLACNATASAGG
- a CDS encoding outer membrane protein assembly factor BamB family protein; translation: MRWPLPFILILLTLTLVSAQPNWEWTYHDECIVFSMAFNDRGDLALGFGYDAILLNPNGSREFKAPVRGFAYSIAISENGTVIVGTDGNWVQFFDSGGRLLREYKTENVVYSVDISRDGRKAVAGNVDGFVYFFKDIKPVWKRSIGSYLWSVALVGDRILVGGDEGRFVAFGDDGNPIFNLTLPGEVKKVAGDGEMAVALVVSPDETWSSVYAFDWNGKELWEKTFDGLIRDMEFDGKGIALGGSLNEVILLDREGNVVYSVPFYLLVTDVATAEGYTLATGGDEAVLVAPNGTVLWDYSPNETVEKVAISPGARYLALSRRFHGKDICEANVDFMSLGEHESSTAPEVPPRRELGSPLVAAGLGAFILLVLALLWREMRE
- the hydB gene encoding NADPH-dependent hydrogenase/sulfhydrogenase 1 subunit beta, yielding MRYVKLPKENTYAFLERLKEWGKLYAPVKISEKFYDFREIDDVRKVEFHYNRTIMPPKKFFFLPREKLFEFNLAKAEYREVIEDVEPFILFGLHACDIFGLKVLDTVYLDELPDKYYRVRREKGIIIGISCMPDEYCFCNLRETDFADDGFDLFLHELPDGWLVRVGTPTGHRIVDKNIKLFEEVTTEDICNFREFENRRSRSFRYHEDWSNLRYLLELEMEHPMWDEQAEICLACGNCNTTCPTCRCYEVQDIVNLDGNTGYRERRWDSCQLRSHGLVAGGHNFRPTKKDRFRNRYLCKNSYNEKLGISYCVGCGRCTYFCPAGISFVKNLRTIMGLEGEKTCPSEISEEIPKRGFAYASEIRGEDI
- a CDS encoding ABC transporter ATP-binding protein, which encodes MRRVIEAKGLTKRYGDFTAVDGISFEVKKGEIFGFLGPNGAGKTTTVRMLSTLTPITAGEAYVNGYDVKTQRLYVKRSIGVVPDVSNLYDELTVEENLRFLARLYDAPMENVSRLIRDFNLPSKKKFGKLSSGYRRRATIAAALIHEPPVLFMDEPTVALDVQSAKLVREMILALNKMGKTIFLTTHNMAEAERLPHRIAIINRGKIVTIGKRSELRRLVGAGVRIRLKVEPISNRLLKFLEPYNPVFDEDSIVVTVDDPDGFLEDFLRIKEEVGFAVRHLSTELPSIEEVFLELTDDNEERVCPATCGGCPI
- a CDS encoding CBS domain-containing protein, with product MVIIPRPIDPKDIRRIRKELDITQEELAKKAGVTQAYIAKLEAGKVDPRLSTFNRILQALLECKKAQLKAKDVMSSPVISVKPYEIVENVIKIMNEHNISQIPVIAGNKVVGSVTEKTLVRQSLEYEDIYDRKVMEVMEEPFPIVNEDEDLEVVKYLLEEHPAVLVQDREGKVKGIITRVDIFRIGREKE
- a CDS encoding DMT family transporter; translated protein: MGSLILGVLAALASAFSWAASTILIKTGMRHKSPVAANIFRLYAVSVMFIAIFLANGTFSKVAELSPKLLAVAFVSGAFGFVIGDYFYLNALKIMGVSRTVPITSTYPLWAILWAFLFLGRRISLQVIIGAVLVVTAIVVVRRAEEEERIDPKGFVFALLAPLSWSFAILTMDWLTSYVDVLTLAGIRMMFAALAVSLFLPRYAGELRRITLREALLLIGAAATGLLLGQYLFVYSINQVGSQIAAPVSAVNPIIASALAILILKEPPNRKILKGLVLAVLGVILISTA
- a CDS encoding ABC transporter permease, whose product is MKKVLVIVNKELREYLLKPGSISWGLIFPLVFTLAFIVRFGDVDHLAPGLVSISSLFATTSFVSSSLIFERRLKTFERLLLAPIRYGEIVVAKVLVGSLFGLMVSLVTLLLVRYFMVYPVWNWPLTAIFLILANVAFSSFGVYVSLTVENPINVMTWLNLLRLPMIFTSGALASLTLFPKWFVVVGLLTPMTYSVEGLRYSMLYYYDIVAPLYAFLTLLLTALIFITLSVRRIKALY